A part of Thermococcus sp. SY098 genomic DNA contains:
- a CDS encoding universal stress protein — protein MRILVLIDGSKWSQKAALHAIAIAKKKNAKVILFSVLDRREAKAIAFNLSMRSDKIGEIKKFEEQIWKEMKKSVKEIMEGLLELCHEENVNCSMKIVEGIAKDEILKEANSGAYSLVVMGAYGKSGKTRIGSLLEELAGIIKPPLLIVR, from the coding sequence ATGAGAATACTGGTGCTTATAGATGGATCAAAATGGAGTCAGAAAGCTGCACTTCACGCTATAGCCATAGCCAAGAAGAAAAACGCCAAGGTAATTTTGTTTTCTGTTCTCGATCGAAGGGAGGCAAAGGCTATTGCTTTTAACCTAAGCATGCGAAGTGATAAAATTGGAGAAATAAAAAAGTTTGAAGAGCAGATATGGAAAGAAATGAAGAAAAGTGTTAAGGAGATAATGGAAGGTCTGCTTGAGCTCTGCCATGAGGAGAATGTGAACTGCTCCATGAAGATCGTAGAAGGAATAGCAAAGGATGAAATCCTAAAAGAGGCAAATAGTGGGGCATATTCCTTGGTTGTTATGGGGGCTTACGGGAAGAGTGGAAAAACAAGAATTGGGAGTTTATTAGAGGAGCTTGCCGGAATTATAAAACCTCCCCTGCTGATAGTCCGCTAA
- a CDS encoding ArsB/NhaD family transporter yields the protein MNPEAVAIAVFLLTYALVVSERIHRAVAAMLGASAVLFLKIVPWERVPKYLDLNTLFLLMGMMIIVNTARNSGLFEYVAIKTVKLARGSPIRVLLLFSVVTAIVSSVLDNVTTVLLLTPMLLYISRLMELNPVPFLLSEIFASNIGGTATLIGDPPNIMIGSAAKLSFNEFLSNMGPIAAVDLIVTILIIYLAYNSALKVTPKKKVMIKQTLRGLDEKAAIRDIRLFRKSVAIILFVVALFFFHDKLGIEPAVVALLGASLILLWTREDPEGIFEKIEWPALFFFGGLFIIVGALEETGTIAQVAEWVLNHVHTSGEALLAITWFSAFSSAIVDNIPLTAAMIPLIKHMGTSMDVYPLWWALSLGACLGGNGTAIGASANVVVIGIAEREGIRITFGDFLKVGMVIMIVTVAVGVGILWVRYIGW from the coding sequence ATGAACCCTGAAGCAGTGGCAATTGCAGTGTTCCTCCTTACTTACGCGCTGGTAGTTAGTGAGAGGATCCACAGGGCAGTCGCTGCCATGCTCGGAGCATCGGCGGTTCTGTTCTTGAAAATAGTGCCATGGGAAAGGGTTCCCAAATATTTAGATCTAAACACCTTGTTCCTTTTAATGGGGATGATGATTATTGTAAACACTGCCAGAAACAGTGGGCTTTTTGAGTATGTTGCAATAAAGACTGTAAAGCTTGCACGTGGAAGCCCTATTAGGGTTCTGTTGTTGTTCTCTGTTGTTACCGCGATAGTCAGCTCTGTGCTGGATAACGTCACAACTGTACTATTGTTAACCCCAATGCTTCTCTACATTTCCCGCTTAATGGAGCTGAATCCAGTTCCTTTCCTGCTTTCTGAGATCTTCGCTTCGAATATTGGTGGAACTGCAACCCTGATCGGAGACCCTCCAAACATAATGATAGGGTCTGCGGCAAAATTAAGCTTCAATGAATTTCTGAGTAATATGGGACCCATAGCGGCAGTTGATTTGATTGTAACCATCTTGATAATATACCTTGCATACAACAGCGCCCTTAAGGTAACTCCTAAAAAGAAGGTTATGATAAAACAAACCCTTCGTGGCTTGGATGAAAAAGCTGCAATTAGGGATATAAGGCTTTTTAGGAAGTCTGTGGCGATAATCCTGTTTGTGGTAGCTTTGTTCTTTTTCCATGACAAATTGGGCATAGAACCTGCTGTTGTGGCTCTTCTTGGGGCTTCTCTAATACTGTTGTGGACACGAGAAGACCCAGAGGGCATCTTTGAAAAAATTGAGTGGCCAGCTCTGTTTTTCTTTGGGGGATTATTTATAATCGTTGGAGCATTGGAGGAAACAGGGACAATAGCACAAGTTGCAGAGTGGGTGTTAAATCACGTGCATACTTCAGGTGAAGCTCTGCTTGCAATTACGTGGTTTTCAGCTTTTTCCTCAGCCATTGTAGACAACATCCCATTAACAGCTGCAATGATACCTTTGATAAAGCATATGGGAACTTCAATGGACGTTTATCCCCTCTGGTGGGCTCTCAGTTTGGGGGCTTGTTTAGGAGGGAATGGGACTGCAATAGGAGCATCTGCAAACGTTGTCGTTATTGGAATTGCTGAGAGAGAAGGGATTAGAATAACATTTGGGGACTTTTTAAAAGTTGGCATGGTTATAATGATTGTAACGGTTGCTGTGGGTGTTGGAATACTCTGGGTTAGATACATCGGGTGGTGA
- a CDS encoding universal stress protein encodes MGLFSSLIQRKFKNIAGRRYERILKEYREFLLTEEEMRLPEIKSILMPLDRFIGEIPPEIYETLSAYNDARVILVYIIDAHVFHVIEQTLGKDTSEEFRRKEENDGRLLLEKIAKNFEGLGISPQIRLFFGDKGEDVIKLAEKHDMLVLSKAYGSEITKTHPLSPVVLKIVQHVDIPVIVY; translated from the coding sequence ATGGGGTTGTTTTCATCGCTGATTCAAAGAAAATTTAAAAACATCGCTGGAAGAAGGTATGAAAGAATTCTCAAGGAATACAGGGAATTTCTATTAACTGAGGAAGAGATGAGGCTTCCAGAAATTAAATCAATTTTAATGCCTCTTGATAGATTTATAGGTGAAATTCCGCCTGAAATCTACGAAACTCTGTCGGCTTATAATGATGCAAGGGTGATCCTTGTTTATATCATTGATGCTCATGTGTTCCATGTGATCGAGCAAACTCTCGGCAAAGATACCAGTGAGGAGTTCAGAAGGAAAGAGGAAAATGATGGAAGGTTACTGCTTGAAAAAATTGCTAAAAATTTTGAAGGTCTCGGCATAAGTCCCCAAATCAGATTGTTCTTTGGGGATAAAGGGGAAGATGTTATAAAGCTTGCTGAAAAGCACGACATGCTTGTATTGTCTAAAGCTTACGGCTCTGAGATTACAAAAACTCACCCGCTAAGCCCTGTAGTTTTAAAGATAGTCCAGCATGTTGATATTCCGGTTATAGTGTACTGA
- a CDS encoding alpha-amylase family glycosyl hydrolase, with protein sequence MRKLAVLLIPLLILPTVYAYQIPEKCVIYQIIVDRFYDGNKSNNQPFYDPTHSNYRLYWGGDLEGIIENLDYIKSLGISMVWLSPVNNNINRMASGSAPYHGYWTRDYKKIEEHFGNWRVFNTLVKEAGKRGICIIVDFVPNHSNPATDGEFGSLYDNGTFITNYYSDSKNATLNPYTGSLENIYHHNGNIKVWERFELKYGNLFGLADFNQLNPWVDEYLKDGASLFVRSGVCGFRIDAVKHMDLGWLTQFYAYLYIQEPLFIFGEYYKRNFEKDDDMFYFYQYSNVSSQLSIPIRNDIVRTFAFGGSLKTLARELERYYSHFVYPNKAVNFLDNHDLPRYLSEGKNLDRYHMALSLVMTLPGIPVIYYGDESYLVSKEGKGDPYNRPMMEFNNQTEAARIIRTLAELRKENNALAYGDFETVYADYNTWVFERKFGSEKVLVVANKVDSKNLTFSLNWSDGIYRDVLYGVKMQIKAGKAEISAPKNKVLVFSYESKQEKPLIGSITPYIAQPGQKLILGGAGFGKSGNVFIEGVRAEVLEWSDEMIVFKMPKLDTQKAWVEVYVETNGKRSNRIKLRYLNGNQKAFLLVLNASNLTGQLWIKGNISELAEPTPLMMSKTGYYFQVVSLPVNTSFSVDLYSGLPWEKLEPLNVTLYGKSTSKTIILTRTKPIPKHTQTVTESAAQSPSTSICGMGLVLILSLVVLFKKR encoded by the coding sequence ATGAGAAAGTTGGCTGTCCTACTTATCCCCTTACTAATTTTGCCAACTGTTTATGCCTATCAAATTCCAGAAAAATGTGTAATATACCAGATAATAGTGGATCGCTTTTACGATGGAAATAAGAGCAATAATCAGCCTTTTTACGATCCTACTCACAGCAACTATCGTCTTTACTGGGGTGGAGACCTTGAAGGCATAATTGAGAACCTTGACTACATCAAAAGCTTGGGGATTTCTATGGTGTGGCTGTCTCCAGTTAACAACAATATAAACCGCATGGCATCAGGCTCTGCACCCTATCACGGATACTGGACAAGAGATTACAAGAAAATAGAAGAGCATTTTGGCAACTGGAGAGTTTTTAATACCTTAGTCAAAGAAGCAGGGAAGAGGGGGATTTGTATAATTGTCGATTTTGTTCCAAATCATTCGAACCCAGCAACTGATGGCGAATTTGGTTCTCTTTATGACAACGGAACCTTTATTACAAACTACTATTCCGACAGCAAAAATGCAACGTTGAACCCTTACACGGGAAGCTTGGAGAATATTTACCACCACAACGGCAACATTAAGGTGTGGGAGCGGTTTGAGCTCAAATATGGAAATCTTTTTGGCCTGGCAGACTTTAACCAGTTAAACCCTTGGGTTGATGAATATCTTAAAGATGGTGCAAGTTTGTTTGTTCGGAGCGGTGTTTGTGGGTTTAGAATTGATGCAGTCAAACACATGGACTTAGGCTGGTTGACTCAGTTCTATGCTTATTTGTACATTCAAGAGCCTCTCTTTATCTTTGGTGAGTACTACAAGCGTAACTTTGAAAAAGATGACGACATGTTCTACTTTTATCAATATTCCAATGTTTCTTCCCAGCTCAGCATTCCAATAAGGAACGACATTGTGAGGACGTTTGCCTTTGGTGGGAGCCTTAAGACCCTTGCAAGAGAACTTGAGAGATATTACTCCCACTTCGTTTATCCGAATAAGGCAGTTAACTTCCTTGACAATCATGATCTGCCCAGATACCTAAGCGAAGGTAAAAATCTCGATAGGTATCACATGGCATTGAGCTTGGTAATGACGTTGCCTGGCATTCCGGTGATTTACTATGGCGATGAGAGCTATTTGGTCAGCAAAGAAGGGAAAGGTGACCCGTATAACAGGCCAATGATGGAGTTTAACAACCAAACAGAGGCTGCAAGAATAATCAGAACTCTTGCAGAGCTCAGAAAAGAGAACAACGCTCTCGCTTATGGAGATTTTGAGACGGTTTATGCTGATTACAACACTTGGGTCTTTGAGAGGAAATTTGGCAGCGAGAAAGTTCTGGTTGTTGCGAACAAGGTGGACAGCAAAAACTTAACCTTCAGCTTAAACTGGAGCGACGGAATTTACAGAGATGTTCTTTATGGAGTTAAGATGCAGATTAAAGCTGGAAAAGCTGAAATCTCAGCCCCTAAAAACAAAGTGCTTGTGTTCAGTTATGAGAGCAAGCAGGAGAAGCCTTTAATTGGGTCCATAACTCCATATATCGCTCAACCAGGTCAGAAACTCATTCTTGGTGGAGCTGGATTTGGAAAAAGTGGAAATGTGTTTATTGAAGGAGTAAGAGCAGAAGTCCTTGAATGGAGCGATGAGATGATAGTTTTTAAGATGCCCAAGCTGGACACTCAAAAAGCTTGGGTTGAGGTTTACGTTGAAACAAATGGAAAGAGAAGCAACAGAATTAAGCTCCGGTATTTAAACGGAAATCAAAAAGCATTTTTGCTCGTTTTAAATGCATCTAATTTGACGGGTCAGCTATGGATTAAAGGCAATATCTCCGAATTGGCCGAACCAACTCCATTGATGATGTCTAAAACTGGCTATTATTTCCAAGTTGTCAGCCTTCCCGTGAATACAAGCTTCAGCGTAGATTTGTACTCTGGTTTGCCCTGGGAAAAGCTTGAGCCTTTAAACGTAACTCTTTATGGGAAATCAACCAGCAAAACGATAATTTTAACAAGGACAAAGCCGATTCCAAAGCACACTCAAACAGTCACAGAATCTGCAGCTCAATCTCCCTCGACATCCATCTGTGGAATGGGCTTAGTTTTGATACTGTCTTTAGTAGTCCTCTTCAAAAAGCGCTGA
- a CDS encoding DUF257 family protein, which yields MAEHGFEFIFSKMRAGETVLIEYASVSSPEILLYVMERYCRQNDIPMIIDDIADTLPEFLTRLELIGLPIKGFGSIPVIKIGGHRESGEIVGRIDIEKYSLDFQYYNPVYEKVRPSKMAYNPVLGLHKLLLINSIKEYGGGVRLLRNISKYVGNKTRIAFYFINKSLVQSKFPEFLHLFEEMATSVMQWERSGSTYKLKVIKSANDDILEKIATIEFEDIKRI from the coding sequence GTGGCTGAGCATGGGTTTGAATTCATCTTTTCTAAAATGAGAGCCGGTGAAACAGTGCTCATCGAATATGCCTCTGTCTCATCTCCTGAAATCCTGTTATATGTAATGGAGAGGTACTGCAGGCAGAACGACATTCCAATGATAATTGATGACATTGCTGACACTTTGCCTGAATTCTTAACTCGGCTGGAGCTCATAGGCTTGCCTATAAAAGGATTTGGCAGTATCCCAGTTATAAAAATAGGGGGTCATAGAGAAAGTGGGGAAATAGTTGGAAGAATCGATATTGAAAAATACTCTCTGGATTTTCAGTACTACAATCCCGTTTATGAGAAAGTTCGCCCATCTAAAATGGCATATAATCCTGTATTAGGACTTCACAAGCTCTTACTGATAAATTCAATAAAAGAATACGGAGGAGGCGTAAGATTGCTTAGGAACATCTCTAAATATGTTGGGAACAAAACGAGGATAGCATTCTATTTTATCAACAAAAGTTTGGTGCAGTCTAAATTTCCGGAGTTCTTACATTTGTTTGAGGAAATGGCAACATCAGTTATGCAGTGGGAGAGAAGTGGTAGTACCTATAAACTAAAAGTTATCAAATCTGCAAACGACGACATTCTTGAAAAGATTGCGACAATAGAGTTCGAGGACATCAAGAGAATCTGA
- a CDS encoding TldD/PmbA family protein: protein MIDELIKILNHKDVEWEIYWEIGRGSSFKVERCELVRAQRKYHSGVGLRIGYKGKVGFSYITGVNHDKNSLERFVNRTIKLAKVSEVPFYGFSTDNKHKKVKALYDRRIEEMSFDDAYSAALLLAEKEGELKERLGSEYALSGGMAFGVSVDGIANSNGVEKTEKTTGLSMSIHIIKRAERSGSGNYYKGFRLMPDLEEELSLGLEEALEEAELSYNAKKSSPYEGEIILEPHAVVSLVGILMVNLYGDNVYYKRSRFSKLGDMIASEAFTLIDDATLEGKLGSYSFDGEGNPSQRTVLLERGILKNFLFDETYARLMDTKSTGNAVRDFRTTPHIGNSNVIVDGKKENLEDLEKAVVVKRVFGEHTANPVSGDFSLTVELGYIIEKGEIKPFKDNMLVGNIFELISSIGSVGKKKEQIGSFLSPRVLVFGKIV from the coding sequence ATGATAGATGAGCTCATTAAAATTCTCAATCACAAAGACGTTGAATGGGAAATTTACTGGGAAATAGGGAGAGGCAGTTCTTTTAAGGTTGAGAGATGTGAATTGGTGAGAGCTCAGCGCAAATACCATTCAGGCGTTGGATTAAGAATTGGATATAAGGGAAAAGTTGGCTTCTCTTACATAACGGGGGTAAACCACGACAAGAACAGCTTGGAAAGATTCGTGAACAGGACGATAAAGCTTGCAAAAGTTAGTGAAGTGCCTTTTTATGGTTTCTCCACTGATAATAAACATAAAAAAGTCAAAGCCCTTTATGACAGAAGAATTGAGGAGATGAGTTTTGACGATGCATACTCAGCTGCTCTCCTTTTAGCTGAAAAAGAGGGGGAGCTAAAGGAGAGGCTTGGTTCAGAATATGCCCTTTCTGGTGGCATGGCTTTTGGTGTATCTGTAGATGGGATAGCAAACTCCAATGGGGTGGAAAAAACCGAAAAAACAACAGGGCTGAGCATGAGTATCCATATCATCAAAAGAGCGGAGAGGAGTGGAAGTGGAAACTATTACAAAGGCTTTCGATTAATGCCAGACCTCGAAGAGGAACTTTCGCTGGGGCTTGAAGAAGCTTTAGAGGAAGCAGAACTGAGTTATAATGCCAAAAAGAGCAGTCCATACGAAGGGGAGATTATTTTGGAACCCCATGCAGTGGTATCTCTTGTGGGCATTTTAATGGTTAATCTCTATGGAGACAATGTGTACTACAAACGCTCGAGATTTTCAAAGCTGGGTGATATGATTGCAAGTGAGGCATTTACACTGATAGACGATGCCACTCTTGAGGGTAAGCTTGGCAGTTATTCTTTTGATGGTGAGGGCAATCCGTCTCAGAGAACTGTGTTACTTGAGAGAGGCATTTTAAAGAACTTTCTTTTCGATGAAACCTATGCTCGACTCATGGATACGAAAAGTACTGGAAATGCCGTTAGGGATTTCAGGACAACACCACATATTGGAAACAGCAATGTGATTGTTGATGGGAAAAAAGAAAACTTAGAGGATCTGGAAAAGGCTGTAGTTGTGAAACGTGTCTTTGGAGAGCACACAGCAAATCCGGTAAGTGGAGACTTTTCATTGACAGTTGAACTCGGTTATATAATTGAAAAAGGAGAAATTAAACCGTTCAAGGATAATATGCTCGTGGGCAATATATTTGAGTTAATAAGCTCAATTGGAAGTGTGGGAAAGAAAAAGGAACAGATTGGCAGTTTTCTATCTCCAAGAGTACTTGTCTTTGGCAAAATTGTATAA
- a CDS encoding TldD/PmbA family protein: MEIERLMKKAEELARRYGINYYEVRIVKINATHLEMQNSHLEELSSNMEIGIGVRAFQGAWGFSSANDMRRAEKAIETAMKIAKLMKGGSKVYLDDPIKDKAEIEAKKPFTDVDLEEKLELVKMMDKFLSGDGIVNRKVTYGDGLKWQFYFNSLGSEIETTVPRIRLSFSATAKKGKDMQSYWKIFGGTGGWEIIDRIDLGYWADFVKEKAKSLLNAQLPPSGEFDVIMDPELAGVFIHEALGHASEGDAIKNGESILEGKLGEKIAVEELTVVDDPTIEGKFGSYIYDDEGIKAKRVEIIKNGVLNEYLLDRETAAYLNMQPNGHGRAQSYNYQPLVRMSNTYIEPRDWSFEEMLSEVKKGLYLIGDKGGEVDIADGTFMFGAKEGYLIENGEIKAHIRDVALSGKILDILKNIRAIGKDLKVEFPGYCGKGQWVPVDDGGPHVLTRALVGGLL, encoded by the coding sequence ATGGAAATCGAGAGATTGATGAAGAAAGCAGAGGAACTCGCGAGACGGTATGGAATCAACTACTATGAAGTGAGGATAGTTAAAATAAATGCCACCCATCTGGAGATGCAAAATTCTCACCTTGAAGAACTTTCCTCAAATATGGAAATTGGTATTGGTGTGAGAGCATTTCAAGGAGCATGGGGATTTTCTTCAGCCAACGACATGAGAAGGGCTGAAAAAGCAATTGAGACGGCGATGAAAATAGCGAAACTTATGAAAGGAGGTTCAAAAGTTTATCTGGATGATCCCATAAAGGACAAGGCAGAAATTGAGGCGAAAAAGCCTTTCACAGATGTTGATTTGGAGGAAAAGCTTGAGCTTGTGAAAATGATGGATAAGTTTCTGAGTGGAGATGGAATTGTAAACAGAAAAGTGACTTATGGCGATGGCTTAAAGTGGCAGTTTTACTTCAACTCACTGGGAAGTGAAATTGAAACTACAGTCCCAAGGATAAGGCTCAGCTTCTCTGCAACGGCTAAAAAAGGGAAGGACATGCAGAGCTACTGGAAAATATTCGGTGGAACTGGTGGATGGGAGATAATCGATAGAATTGATTTAGGATACTGGGCAGATTTTGTGAAAGAAAAAGCAAAGTCTCTTCTGAATGCCCAGCTTCCACCTTCTGGAGAGTTCGATGTGATAATGGATCCAGAGCTTGCCGGTGTGTTCATTCATGAAGCCTTGGGACATGCAAGCGAAGGTGATGCAATAAAGAATGGAGAAAGCATCTTAGAGGGGAAACTTGGAGAGAAAATAGCCGTTGAGGAGCTTACTGTTGTTGATGATCCAACCATAGAAGGAAAATTTGGCTCATACATTTATGATGATGAAGGTATAAAAGCAAAAAGGGTTGAGATAATCAAAAATGGTGTTCTAAATGAGTACCTTCTTGACAGAGAGACAGCAGCTTACCTTAATATGCAGCCAAATGGACATGGAAGGGCTCAGAGCTACAACTATCAGCCCTTAGTCAGGATGAGCAACACTTATATCGAACCTCGTGACTGGAGCTTTGAAGAAATGCTTAGTGAAGTGAAAAAAGGTCTTTATTTGATTGGAGATAAAGGTGGAGAGGTCGACATAGCCGATGGAACATTCATGTTTGGAGCAAAAGAGGGTTACCTAATTGAAAATGGTGAGATTAAGGCGCATATACGGGATGTTGCATTGTCCGGAAAAATTCTTGATATTCTCAAGAATATTAGGGCTATTGGTAAAGATTTGAAAGTTGAGTTCCCCGGCTATTGCGGAAAGGGTCAGTGGGTGCCCGTGGATGATGGGGGACCTCATGTATTGACGAGAGCTTTGGTGGGTGGATTGCTATGA
- a CDS encoding winged helix-turn-helix transcriptional regulator — protein sequence MTHREEILQYIYKNPGITFRRLAEELGIGIGNLQYHLYQLEKENKIVSKKLGGKRYIFPKEFEKEYEPLLIAISNETQRKILLLLAEREMNQREIAERLKLTQATINYHMNVLNKLGLIDRRKQGRNVVYSLKCDIEVIVRVISEYRPKLWDKLADKLIDLMLTLKGGELND from the coding sequence ATGACCCATAGAGAAGAAATACTCCAGTACATCTATAAAAATCCAGGAATAACGTTTCGAAGACTTGCAGAAGAGCTTGGGATAGGGATAGGAAACCTTCAATATCATCTGTATCAGCTTGAAAAAGAAAACAAAATAGTTTCAAAGAAGCTTGGGGGAAAAAGATACATATTTCCCAAGGAATTTGAGAAAGAATACGAACCGTTGCTAATAGCAATCTCCAATGAAACCCAGAGAAAGATACTGCTGTTGCTGGCAGAGAGAGAAATGAACCAGCGGGAAATTGCAGAAAGATTAAAGCTGACTCAGGCAACGATAAACTATCATATGAACGTCCTAAACAAACTGGGCTTGATTGACAGGAGAAAACAGGGGCGAAATGTTGTGTACAGCCTGAAGTGTGACATCGAGGTGATAGTCAGGGTGATCAGCGAATACAGGCCGAAGCTGTGGGATAAGCTGGCAGATAAGCTTATTGACCTAATGCTAACCCTAAAGGGTGGTGAATTAAATGATTGA